In the genome of Girardinichthys multiradiatus isolate DD_20200921_A chromosome 7, DD_fGirMul_XY1, whole genome shotgun sequence, one region contains:
- the LOC124871625 gene encoding uncharacterized protein LOC124871625 isoform X1, translating to MLKRIGTMKLLFVSLKMVSFSCFLTICLFFFLDVIFFQILRNNTEKVQTYSFRMFVGTPLDSSSTSPVQEHSPDPKSPDFESDCASSSLPHHSLPCWATQAQSDLAQAKEELCQIQVRHVTEIGTVRRGVERAILGVRSEERRLLERVEQDHRDTEQRLEQVQRENIAAARVSQSLLEQRFDKLVKFQQQLQTVDHSVLSTNGPSKNPLLKEISEFLQPWEISVSLKKVIFKPSSQPNAVTFGDIQVQEQNLCLNVGGCGPQGKLCALHSQEVHHEDINHQSRGEKSTKRQGWASPIGRVVRRISLSNRSDLESEEEQKLSSAKIRRWLPKCEQFDWETSQVNEMETNCFDLQGEDGFLAVPSVLKNRDIKAKDTVYRMNTDGKYCSPTNQRRMLSVASSRKLSPSPERRESAKISHRLSPDSRGGDKGKGSHESSSRPSYYGGSTLTSPWLTTRDHLVSQSCLDITSKVRSHSRLSQSSDEHSLGTLGDSGRAPSPADSLDSTYTFIVSPSHDFSLSKGSLNHSFHLSKSAVDLTHETRPLICSGANKQDLCSVKSGNFSSMLSSTSASPALSRGFMVFDRGQFLSNPKYIDNTILPQKNTTTTGLKLVPVARSLSMPVIDGSSQEQKRGRGERGEHALVELEEEVDPSFMVFNTSSVHLMGQFGRQGSGRADLTLPSGIHATPQGQLFIVDCGNARVQVTDPQGNVLQQVTSPNVSGSFRRCRNYFDIAVNAKGLIALSCAAERALLVFSRHGRLLQTFGGSGLGSAKDELEAPRGVTVTRLDEFLVADIRKGTLIALKLDHKTGSRLERTVVTGFHRPYLVAACWSSGLVAVSERGNETGHVPCIKVLEPGWNTVRVLGVCAGMGPVLTCPWGICIDNDSNILVADWGEQHRIVLYPGQGVGWPIVNQGLSSPRGLTLLPDGQLAVSDSMHHCIKIYKYKGSHD from the exons atgctaaaaagaATCGGTACAATGAAGTTACTGTTTGTTTCTCTCAAAATGGTgtccttttcttgttttttaactatctgcttatttttcttcttggatgtaattttttttcagaTACTAAGAAATAACACTGAAAAAGTACAGACCTACTCATTTAGGATGTTTGTGGGAACACCTCTTGATAGCAGTTCAACCTCTCCTGTCCAAGAACACAGTCCAGACCCtaaaagtccagactttgagtCAGATTGTGCTTCATCTTCTCTTCCACATCATTCGCTTCCCTGCTGGGCAACCCAGGCCCAGAGTGACCTCGCCCAGGCCAAGGAAGAGTTATGTCAGATACAGGTCCGTCATGTAACTGAGATTGGCACAGTTAGGCGGGGTGTTGAACGGGCAATCCTCGGAGTACGTAGTGAGGAGCGACGCCTGCTGGAGAGGGTGGAGCAGGACCATCGGGACACTGAGCAGCGTTTAGAGCAAGTCCAGAGGGAGAACATAGCAGCCGCGAGGGTTAGCCAGTCTCTGTTGGAGCAAAGGTTTGATAAATTGGTTAAGTTTCAACAACAACTCCAGACAGTGGATCATTCTGTTCTATCTACAAATGGACCAAGCAAAAACCCCTTACTGAAGGAAATATCAGAATTTCTACAACCCTGGGAAATCTCTGTTTCACTTAAGAAAGTGATCTTTAAACCAAGCTCCCAACCTAATGCAGTAACCTTTGGAGACATTCAAGTGCAAGAGCAAAATCTATGTCTGAATGTTGGAGGCTGTGGACCACAGGGAAAGCTGTGTGCTCTACATTCACAAGAAGTGCACCATGAAGACATAAATCATCaaagtagaggggaaaaaagcactaaaagacagggttgGGCATCACCAATAGGCAGGGTGGTCAGAAGGATCAGCCTCTCAAACCGTAGTGATCTAGAGTCAGAGGAAGAACAGAAGCTTTCTTCTGCAAAGATACGTCGCTGGCTTCCTAAATGTGAACAGTTTGACTGGGAAACATCCCAAGTTAATGAGATGGAAACAAATTGCTTTGATTTACAAGGGGAAGATGGATTTCTGGCTGTTCCTTCAGTTCTTAAAAATAGGGACATCAAAGCAAAGGACACAGTATACAGGATGAACACTGATGGCAAATATTGCTCACCCACTAATCAGAGAAGGATGCTTTCTGTGGCCTCTAGTAGAAAACTATCCCCTTCCCCTGAAAGAAGAGAGTCTGCTAAGATAAGTCATCGCTTGAGTCCAGATAGCAGGGGTGGAGATAAAGGAAAAGGGAGTCATGAGTCCAGTAGTAGACCTTCGTATTATGGAGGCAGTACCCTAACATCTCCATGGTTGACTACGAGAGATCACTTGGTCAGTCAAAGCTGTCTAGATATTACCTCCAAAGTAAGATCTCACTCTCGTCTTAGCCAGTCTTCTGATGAACACTCTTTGGGGACACTTGGCGACTCTGGTCGAGCACCATCTCCAGCAGATAGCCTTGACTCCACCTATACCTTCATTGTTAGCCCTTCACATGACTTCAGTCTGAGCAAAGGCTCTTTGAATCACAGTTTTCACCTTTCCAAGTCAGCAGTGGACTTAACACATGAGACAAGGCCGTTGATTTGTAGTGGCGCAAATAAAcaagatttgtgcagtgtaaaGAGTGGCAACTTCAGCTCCATGTTGAGCTCCACCTCAGCCTCACCGGCTCTAAGCCGAGGATTTATGGTTTTTGACAGGGGTCAGTTCCTCTCAAACCCTAAATATATTGATAATACCATCTTGCCACAGAAAAACACCACAACAACTGGATTAAAACTAGTCCCTGTGGCTAGGTCATTATCCATGCCAGTCATAGATGGTTCCTCTCAAGAGCAAAAGAGAGGTAGAGGGGAAAGAGGAGAGCATGCCCTGGTGGAGTTAGAGGAAGAGGTTGATCCATCGTTTATGGTGTTTAACACAAGCAGTGTTCATCTCATGGGACAGTTTGGGAGGCAGGGTTCAGGCCGGGCTGACCTTACCCTGCCAAGTGGTATCCATGCCACACCACAGGGGCAACTCTTTATAGTTGACTGCGGAAATGCACGTGTCCAG GTGACTGATCCTCAGGGGAATGTCCTTCAGCAAGTGACTTCTCCAAACGTCAGTGGCTCCTTCAGACGATGTCGAAACTACTTTGACATTGCTGTCAATGCCAAGGGTCTGATTGCCTTAAGCTGTGCCGCGGAAAGAGCTTTGCTTGTGTTCAGCCGACATGGCCGCCTGCTTCAGACCTTTGGAGGTTCTGGGTTGGGATCTGCAAAAGATGAACTGGAAGCTCCCAGAGGGGTGACTGTAACCAGACTAGATGAATTTTTGGTTGCTGATATACGGAAAGGTACTCTCATTGCCCTGAAGCTTGACCATAAAACGGGCTCCAGGCTTGAACGCACAGTGGTGACCGGATTCCACAGGCCTTACTTGGTGGCAGCCTGTTGGAGCTCAGGTCTGGTAGCTGTGTCCGAAAGGGGCAACGAAACTGGACACGTGCCTTGCATCAAAGTGCTGGAGCCAGGTTGGAACACAGTGAGAGTTCTTGGTGTATGTGCTGGTATGGGACCAGTCCTTACATGTCCCTGGGGTATATGCATAGATAATGACAGCAATATCTTAGTTGCAGACTGGGGAGAGCAGCACAGAATTGTGTTGTACCCTGGTCAAGGCGTCGGGTGGCCCATTGTAAACCAGGGCTTGAGTAGCCCACGTGGCCTGACCTTACTACCTGACGGGCAACTAGCTGTATCAGACAGTATGCATCATTGCATTAAGATTTACAAGTATAAAGGGTCACATGACTAA
- the LOC124871625 gene encoding uncharacterized protein LOC124871625 isoform X2, whose product MFVGTPLDSSSTSPVQEHSPDPKSPDFESDCASSSLPHHSLPCWATQAQSDLAQAKEELCQIQVRHVTEIGTVRRGVERAILGVRSEERRLLERVEQDHRDTEQRLEQVQRENIAAARVSQSLLEQRFDKLVKFQQQLQTVDHSVLSTNGPSKNPLLKEISEFLQPWEISVSLKKVIFKPSSQPNAVTFGDIQVQEQNLCLNVGGCGPQGKLCALHSQEVHHEDINHQSRGEKSTKRQGWASPIGRVVRRISLSNRSDLESEEEQKLSSAKIRRWLPKCEQFDWETSQVNEMETNCFDLQGEDGFLAVPSVLKNRDIKAKDTVYRMNTDGKYCSPTNQRRMLSVASSRKLSPSPERRESAKISHRLSPDSRGGDKGKGSHESSSRPSYYGGSTLTSPWLTTRDHLVSQSCLDITSKVRSHSRLSQSSDEHSLGTLGDSGRAPSPADSLDSTYTFIVSPSHDFSLSKGSLNHSFHLSKSAVDLTHETRPLICSGANKQDLCSVKSGNFSSMLSSTSASPALSRGFMVFDRGQFLSNPKYIDNTILPQKNTTTTGLKLVPVARSLSMPVIDGSSQEQKRGRGERGEHALVELEEEVDPSFMVFNTSSVHLMGQFGRQGSGRADLTLPSGIHATPQGQLFIVDCGNARVQVTDPQGNVLQQVTSPNVSGSFRRCRNYFDIAVNAKGLIALSCAAERALLVFSRHGRLLQTFGGSGLGSAKDELEAPRGVTVTRLDEFLVADIRKGTLIALKLDHKTGSRLERTVVTGFHRPYLVAACWSSGLVAVSERGNETGHVPCIKVLEPGWNTVRVLGVCAGMGPVLTCPWGICIDNDSNILVADWGEQHRIVLYPGQGVGWPIVNQGLSSPRGLTLLPDGQLAVSDSMHHCIKIYKYKGSHD is encoded by the exons ATGTTTGTGGGAACACCTCTTGATAGCAGTTCAACCTCTCCTGTCCAAGAACACAGTCCAGACCCtaaaagtccagactttgagtCAGATTGTGCTTCATCTTCTCTTCCACATCATTCGCTTCCCTGCTGGGCAACCCAGGCCCAGAGTGACCTCGCCCAGGCCAAGGAAGAGTTATGTCAGATACAGGTCCGTCATGTAACTGAGATTGGCACAGTTAGGCGGGGTGTTGAACGGGCAATCCTCGGAGTACGTAGTGAGGAGCGACGCCTGCTGGAGAGGGTGGAGCAGGACCATCGGGACACTGAGCAGCGTTTAGAGCAAGTCCAGAGGGAGAACATAGCAGCCGCGAGGGTTAGCCAGTCTCTGTTGGAGCAAAGGTTTGATAAATTGGTTAAGTTTCAACAACAACTCCAGACAGTGGATCATTCTGTTCTATCTACAAATGGACCAAGCAAAAACCCCTTACTGAAGGAAATATCAGAATTTCTACAACCCTGGGAAATCTCTGTTTCACTTAAGAAAGTGATCTTTAAACCAAGCTCCCAACCTAATGCAGTAACCTTTGGAGACATTCAAGTGCAAGAGCAAAATCTATGTCTGAATGTTGGAGGCTGTGGACCACAGGGAAAGCTGTGTGCTCTACATTCACAAGAAGTGCACCATGAAGACATAAATCATCaaagtagaggggaaaaaagcactaaaagacagggttgGGCATCACCAATAGGCAGGGTGGTCAGAAGGATCAGCCTCTCAAACCGTAGTGATCTAGAGTCAGAGGAAGAACAGAAGCTTTCTTCTGCAAAGATACGTCGCTGGCTTCCTAAATGTGAACAGTTTGACTGGGAAACATCCCAAGTTAATGAGATGGAAACAAATTGCTTTGATTTACAAGGGGAAGATGGATTTCTGGCTGTTCCTTCAGTTCTTAAAAATAGGGACATCAAAGCAAAGGACACAGTATACAGGATGAACACTGATGGCAAATATTGCTCACCCACTAATCAGAGAAGGATGCTTTCTGTGGCCTCTAGTAGAAAACTATCCCCTTCCCCTGAAAGAAGAGAGTCTGCTAAGATAAGTCATCGCTTGAGTCCAGATAGCAGGGGTGGAGATAAAGGAAAAGGGAGTCATGAGTCCAGTAGTAGACCTTCGTATTATGGAGGCAGTACCCTAACATCTCCATGGTTGACTACGAGAGATCACTTGGTCAGTCAAAGCTGTCTAGATATTACCTCCAAAGTAAGATCTCACTCTCGTCTTAGCCAGTCTTCTGATGAACACTCTTTGGGGACACTTGGCGACTCTGGTCGAGCACCATCTCCAGCAGATAGCCTTGACTCCACCTATACCTTCATTGTTAGCCCTTCACATGACTTCAGTCTGAGCAAAGGCTCTTTGAATCACAGTTTTCACCTTTCCAAGTCAGCAGTGGACTTAACACATGAGACAAGGCCGTTGATTTGTAGTGGCGCAAATAAAcaagatttgtgcagtgtaaaGAGTGGCAACTTCAGCTCCATGTTGAGCTCCACCTCAGCCTCACCGGCTCTAAGCCGAGGATTTATGGTTTTTGACAGGGGTCAGTTCCTCTCAAACCCTAAATATATTGATAATACCATCTTGCCACAGAAAAACACCACAACAACTGGATTAAAACTAGTCCCTGTGGCTAGGTCATTATCCATGCCAGTCATAGATGGTTCCTCTCAAGAGCAAAAGAGAGGTAGAGGGGAAAGAGGAGAGCATGCCCTGGTGGAGTTAGAGGAAGAGGTTGATCCATCGTTTATGGTGTTTAACACAAGCAGTGTTCATCTCATGGGACAGTTTGGGAGGCAGGGTTCAGGCCGGGCTGACCTTACCCTGCCAAGTGGTATCCATGCCACACCACAGGGGCAACTCTTTATAGTTGACTGCGGAAATGCACGTGTCCAG GTGACTGATCCTCAGGGGAATGTCCTTCAGCAAGTGACTTCTCCAAACGTCAGTGGCTCCTTCAGACGATGTCGAAACTACTTTGACATTGCTGTCAATGCCAAGGGTCTGATTGCCTTAAGCTGTGCCGCGGAAAGAGCTTTGCTTGTGTTCAGCCGACATGGCCGCCTGCTTCAGACCTTTGGAGGTTCTGGGTTGGGATCTGCAAAAGATGAACTGGAAGCTCCCAGAGGGGTGACTGTAACCAGACTAGATGAATTTTTGGTTGCTGATATACGGAAAGGTACTCTCATTGCCCTGAAGCTTGACCATAAAACGGGCTCCAGGCTTGAACGCACAGTGGTGACCGGATTCCACAGGCCTTACTTGGTGGCAGCCTGTTGGAGCTCAGGTCTGGTAGCTGTGTCCGAAAGGGGCAACGAAACTGGACACGTGCCTTGCATCAAAGTGCTGGAGCCAGGTTGGAACACAGTGAGAGTTCTTGGTGTATGTGCTGGTATGGGACCAGTCCTTACATGTCCCTGGGGTATATGCATAGATAATGACAGCAATATCTTAGTTGCAGACTGGGGAGAGCAGCACAGAATTGTGTTGTACCCTGGTCAAGGCGTCGGGTGGCCCATTGTAAACCAGGGCTTGAGTAGCCCACGTGGCCTGACCTTACTACCTGACGGGCAACTAGCTGTATCAGACAGTATGCATCATTGCATTAAGATTTACAAGTATAAAGGGTCACATGACTAA